In Myxococcales bacterium, a single genomic region encodes these proteins:
- the bfr gene encoding bacterioferritin, giving the protein MKGDSKVIDLLNEVLTGELTTINQYFLHARMCKNWGYQALGEKIRKESIDEMKHADELIERVLFLEGLPNVQRLGKVMIGQTVAEILKHDLGAELVAVPLLNRGIQLCRDVGDNGSEHLLTRILVSEEEHVDWLEAQLELIKQVGEAHYLAQQIRP; this is encoded by the coding sequence GTGAAAGGCGATAGCAAGGTCATCGATCTCTTGAACGAGGTTCTCACGGGAGAGCTGACGACCATCAACCAGTACTTTTTGCACGCGCGTATGTGCAAGAACTGGGGCTACCAGGCCCTCGGCGAGAAGATTCGTAAAGAGTCGATCGACGAAATGAAGCACGCCGACGAGCTCATCGAGCGCGTCTTGTTCCTGGAGGGCCTGCCGAACGTGCAGCGCCTCGGGAAGGTCATGATCGGCCAAACGGTCGCCGAGATCCTCAAGCACGATCTAGGGGCTGAGCTGGTTGCGGTTCCGCTCTTGAATCGCGGCATCCAGCTCTGCCGCGACGTGGGGGACAACGGCTCGGAGCACCTCCTCACGCGGATTCTGGTCAGCGAGGAAGAGCACGTCGACTGGCTCGAGGCCCAGCTCGAGCTCATCAAGCAGGTTGGCGAAGCCCACTACCTGGCCCAGCAGATCCGCCCCTGA
- a CDS encoding (2Fe-2S)-binding protein, translating into MFVCVCKAVTDTQIHQAIDGGATTREEVTRMCGAGGDCGACCGMIEDLVEDRLVAADGLVRHRAA; encoded by the coding sequence ATGTTCGTCTGCGTCTGCAAGGCCGTCACCGACACCCAGATTCACCAGGCCATCGATGGCGGCGCGACGACGCGTGAAGAGGTGACTCGGATGTGCGGCGCCGGCGGCGACTGCGGCGCCTGCTGCGGCATGATTGAGGACCTCGTCGAAGACCGGCTGGTGGCCGCCGACGGCTTGGTTCGACACCGGGCCGCCTAA
- a CDS encoding cobalamin-dependent protein (Presence of a B(12) (cobalamin)-binding domain implies dependence on cobalamin itself, in one of its several forms, or in some unusual lineages, dependence on a cobalamin-like analog.) produces MHPTSATHPLRAYGDREGDGMVQISFTLAVPPSARAREAARRFAEMHGLREPLVATMEECAEGYSFFVVYGHSTHAVDIASIDVPEIRTSALSREEIESRIHTRLGRKIVVVGACTGSDAHTVGIDAILNYKGFAGDKGIESYKGFEAYNLGAQVENEQLAERVVALKADAVLVSQVITQRNCHKENAAAFVELAKARGFRDQIILLLGGPRIDHKLALELGFDAGFGPGTKPGDVASFLVERMTST; encoded by the coding sequence ATGCACCCCACGTCCGCAACGCACCCGCTCCGTGCCTACGGTGATCGCGAAGGCGATGGCATGGTTCAGATATCGTTCACGCTCGCGGTCCCCCCGTCGGCCCGGGCCCGAGAGGCCGCCCGGCGCTTCGCCGAGATGCACGGCCTAAGAGAGCCGCTCGTCGCCACGATGGAAGAGTGCGCCGAGGGCTATTCGTTCTTCGTCGTCTACGGGCACTCGACGCACGCCGTCGACATCGCGAGCATCGACGTCCCCGAGATTCGAACGTCGGCGCTCTCGCGCGAGGAGATCGAGTCACGCATCCACACCCGACTGGGCCGCAAGATCGTCGTCGTCGGCGCGTGCACCGGCTCCGACGCGCATACCGTCGGCATCGACGCGATCCTCAACTACAAGGGCTTCGCAGGGGACAAGGGCATCGAGAGCTACAAGGGCTTTGAGGCCTACAACCTCGGCGCCCAAGTTGAGAACGAGCAGCTCGCCGAGCGCGTCGTGGCGCTCAAGGCCGACGCCGTGCTCGTGAGTCAGGTCATCACGCAGCGCAACTGCCACAAGGAGAACGCCGCGGCCTTCGTCGAACTCGCCAAGGCGCGCGGCTTCCGCGACCAGATCATCTTGCTCCTCGGCGGCCCGCGCATCGATCACAAGCTGGCGCTGGAGCTGGGCTTTGACGCCGGCTTCGGCCCCGGGACCAAGCCGGGCGATGTCGCGAGCTTCCTCGTCGAACGCATGACCTCCACCTGA